Proteins encoded within one genomic window of Humulus lupulus chromosome 1, drHumLupu1.1, whole genome shotgun sequence:
- the LOC133815404 gene encoding uncharacterized protein LOC133815404 translates to MKQLNMDMTSTGEKRLLQLNELEEFRNEAYENAKIYKERTKAWHDKNLIRKEFQLGKQVLLFNSRLKLFPSKLKSRWSGPFTVVKVFPYEAVEVNSKNMGNFKVNGQRLKL, encoded by the coding sequence ATGAAGCAATTGAATATGGATATGACATCAACAGGTGAGAAAAGGTTGCTGCAGTTGAATGAATTGGAGGAATTTCGCAACgaagcttatgagaatgccaagatCTATAAGGAGCGCACTAAGGCATGGCATGATAAGAATCTTATTCGGAAAGAGTTTCAGCTAGGGAAACAAGTATTATTATTCAATTCAAGGTTGAAGCTATTCCCAAGTAAGCTTAAGTCAAGGTGGTCAGGACCATTCACAGTAGTCAAAGTGTTTCCTTATGAAGCGGTGGAAGTCAATAGCAAAAATATGGGGaattttaaagttaatggacagcgGTTAAAGCTCTAA